The proteins below come from a single Streptomyces sp. M92 genomic window:
- a CDS encoding ABC transporter ATP-binding protein, translating to MVGASAVRVQGLWKRFGQQVAVGGIDLELPAGKFIGLVGPNGAGKTTTLSMVTGLLRPDQGTVEVVGHDVWRDPAEVKARIGVLPEGLRLFERLSGRELLGYTGRLRGLPGDEVDRRATQLLDVLDLAGAQHKLVVDYSTGMRKKIGLATALLHNPEVLFLDEPFEGVDPVSAQTIRGVLERYTASGATVVFSSHVMELVESLCDWVAVMAAGRIRATGTLAEVRGEAASLQQAFLELVGAGALDAGPGLDWLGGGSR from the coding sequence GTGGTGGGTGCGAGTGCCGTACGCGTGCAAGGGCTCTGGAAGCGGTTCGGGCAGCAGGTCGCCGTTGGCGGGATCGATCTGGAGCTGCCCGCGGGCAAGTTCATCGGGCTCGTCGGGCCGAACGGGGCGGGGAAGACCACCACTCTCTCCATGGTGACCGGGCTGCTGCGGCCGGATCAGGGGACGGTCGAGGTCGTCGGGCACGACGTGTGGCGGGACCCGGCCGAGGTGAAGGCGCGGATCGGGGTGCTGCCGGAGGGACTGCGGCTGTTCGAGCGGCTGTCCGGGCGGGAACTGCTCGGCTACACCGGGCGGTTGCGCGGTCTGCCCGGTGACGAGGTGGACCGGCGGGCGACCCAGCTGCTGGACGTGCTGGACCTGGCCGGGGCCCAGCACAAGCTGGTCGTCGACTACTCCACCGGCATGCGGAAGAAGATCGGGCTGGCCACCGCCCTGCTGCACAATCCCGAAGTGCTCTTCCTGGACGAGCCGTTCGAGGGCGTCGACCCGGTGTCGGCGCAGACGATCCGGGGCGTCCTTGAGCGTTACACCGCCTCCGGCGCCACCGTCGTCTTCTCCTCCCACGTCATGGAGCTGGTGGAGTCCCTGTGCGACTGGGTGGCCGTGATGGCCGCGGGCCGCATCCGCGCCACCGGCACGCTCGCCGAGGTGCGCGGCGAGGCGGCCTCCCTGCAGCAGGCGTTCCTCGAACTCGTCGGTGCCGGGGCCCTGGACGCCGGGCCGGGCCTGGACTGGCTGGGCGGCGGGTCCCGGTGA
- a CDS encoding transporter: protein MNASVTSVFVRLKLSLLRNGLRRSGGRRAAYIASAVAVLLFAALQLIGLIALRGYDHVDSLVVLLAAVLGLGWAVMPLFFPGGDETLDATRLVMLPLRPRPLVRALLTASLVGIGPLFTLCVLAGSVVAVAHGWAAYVVGVVGGVLALLVCVTLARAVAAANVRLLTSRKGRDLAVLSGLVVAVGAQVVNFGAQRLGSSGLEQLDPAADVLRWVPPASAVGAMHAASDGSWATALAQLALTAAALVLLLRVWERHLTRLMTAPDGSTLPSDTRPVRERGAPGLSRLLPAGRTGTTMERTLRYVWRDPKTKAAWVTSLAIGLIVPVFNAWQGTGSVYFACFAAGMLGIQMYNQFGQDTSAFWMVALTISSTRDAYVELRARALALLLITLPYATLVTVLTTAMLDDWRTLPEALGLSFALLGAMLATGAWTSARFPYSIPQEGHKNVAPGQVGLAWISILGGMVGAALLCAPVIALAIWLNVRGDGSPLLLPVGAVYGAGLTLAGLRLAAPRTAGRLPEILTAVSKG, encoded by the coding sequence GTGAACGCGTCGGTCACCTCCGTCTTCGTACGGCTGAAACTGTCGCTCCTGCGCAACGGGCTGCGCCGGTCCGGCGGGCGGCGGGCCGCCTACATCGCCTCCGCCGTCGCCGTGCTGCTCTTCGCCGCGCTCCAGCTGATCGGTCTGATCGCCCTGCGCGGGTACGACCACGTGGACTCGCTGGTCGTCCTGCTGGCGGCGGTGCTGGGTCTCGGCTGGGCGGTGATGCCGCTGTTCTTCCCCGGCGGCGACGAGACGCTGGACGCGACCCGGCTGGTGATGCTGCCGCTGCGGCCACGCCCGCTGGTCCGGGCCCTGCTCACGGCGTCGCTGGTGGGTATCGGGCCGCTGTTCACGCTGTGCGTGCTGGCCGGTTCGGTGGTCGCGGTCGCGCACGGCTGGGCGGCGTACGTCGTCGGCGTCGTCGGCGGTGTCCTCGCGCTGCTGGTGTGCGTGACCCTCGCGCGGGCCGTCGCCGCCGCCAACGTACGGCTGCTGACCAGCCGCAAGGGCCGCGACCTGGCGGTGCTGAGCGGGCTGGTCGTCGCGGTCGGGGCGCAGGTCGTCAACTTCGGTGCACAGCGGCTGGGTTCGTCCGGGCTGGAGCAGCTCGACCCGGCGGCCGACGTACTGCGCTGGGTGCCGCCCGCCTCGGCCGTCGGCGCGATGCACGCGGCGAGCGACGGGTCCTGGGCCACCGCGCTGGCGCAGCTGGCCCTGACGGCTGCGGCGCTGGTGCTGCTGCTGCGGGTGTGGGAGCGGCACCTGACGCGGCTGATGACCGCGCCGGACGGGTCCACCCTCCCGAGCGACACCCGTCCGGTGCGCGAGCGCGGCGCCCCGGGCCTCTCCCGGCTGCTGCCCGCCGGCCGCACCGGTACGACGATGGAGCGCACCCTGCGCTACGTGTGGCGCGATCCGAAGACGAAGGCGGCGTGGGTGACCTCGCTGGCCATCGGCCTGATCGTGCCGGTCTTCAACGCCTGGCAGGGCACCGGCTCGGTGTACTTCGCCTGTTTCGCCGCCGGGATGCTCGGCATCCAGATGTACAACCAGTTCGGGCAGGACACGTCCGCCTTCTGGATGGTGGCGCTGACCATCTCCTCGACCAGGGACGCCTACGTGGAGCTGCGCGCCCGCGCGCTGGCCCTGCTGCTGATCACCCTGCCGTACGCGACCCTCGTCACCGTCCTGACCACGGCGATGCTCGACGACTGGCGGACCCTGCCCGAGGCCCTGGGCCTGTCCTTCGCGCTGCTCGGCGCGATGCTGGCGACCGGGGCGTGGACCTCGGCGCGCTTCCCGTACTCCATCCCGCAGGAGGGCCACAAGAACGTCGCCCCCGGTCAGGTCGGGCTGGCCTGGATCTCGATCCTCGGCGGCATGGTCGGCGCGGCCCTGCTGTGCGCACCCGTGATCGCGCTGGCGATCTGGCTGAACGTACGCGGTGACGGGAGCCCGCTGCTGCTTCCGGTGGGCGCGGTGTACGGCGCGGGGCTGACGCTGGCCGGCCTGCGGCTGGCCGCGCCGCGCACGGCCGGGCGGCTGCCTGAGATCCTCACGGCGGTCAGCAAGGGCTGA
- a CDS encoding alpha/beta fold hydrolase, whose amino-acid sequence MARRIDVTGAGGVRLAAWEFGDPPKTDRTDRTDPVDAIDPIGPIDPVDLVDRGGGSADPAGELPGVLLLHGLMGRASHWAPTARWLAARHRAVALDQRGHGRSDKPPRGAYTREAYVEDAEAALEQLGLGPAVLIGHAMGALTAWQLAAKRPDLVRGLVVCDMRASALGAASQHTWTEWFRAWPVPFATLADVRKWFGEDDPWVERPNPARGEFYAEVMAESPDGWRPVFEPEQMLRSRETWVYDAHWEELAQVRCPTLVVRGLDGELGRAEAQEMVRVLPHGRYAEVADAGHLVHYDQPEAWRAAIEPFLDSLRDGG is encoded by the coding sequence ATGGCGCGACGCATCGACGTGACCGGCGCGGGTGGCGTACGGCTCGCGGCCTGGGAGTTCGGCGACCCTCCCAAGACGGACCGGACCGACCGCACGGACCCCGTGGACGCCATCGACCCCATCGGCCCCATCGACCCCGTGGATCTCGTGGACCGCGGTGGCGGCTCCGCCGACCCGGCCGGTGAGCTGCCGGGTGTGCTGTTACTGCACGGCCTGATGGGCCGCGCCTCCCACTGGGCCCCCACCGCCCGCTGGCTCGCCGCCCGGCACCGGGCCGTCGCGCTCGACCAGCGCGGCCACGGCCGCAGCGACAAGCCACCGCGGGGCGCCTACACCCGGGAGGCCTACGTGGAGGACGCCGAGGCCGCCCTGGAGCAGCTCGGTCTCGGCCCGGCCGTCCTGATCGGCCACGCCATGGGCGCGCTGACCGCCTGGCAGCTCGCCGCCAAACGTCCCGACCTGGTCCGCGGCCTGGTCGTCTGCGACATGCGGGCCTCCGCCCTCGGCGCCGCGTCCCAGCACACCTGGACCGAGTGGTTCCGCGCCTGGCCGGTCCCCTTCGCCACCCTCGCCGACGTACGCAAGTGGTTCGGCGAGGACGACCCGTGGGTGGAGCGCCCGAATCCGGCCCGGGGGGAGTTCTACGCCGAGGTGATGGCCGAGTCCCCGGACGGCTGGCGGCCGGTCTTCGAGCCGGAGCAGATGCTGCGCTCCCGCGAGACATGGGTCTACGACGCCCACTGGGAGGAGCTGGCCCAGGTCCGCTGCCCCACGCTGGTCGTCCGCGGCCTCGACGGCGAGCTGGGCCGCGCCGAGGCCCAGGAGATGGTCCGAGTCCTGCCGCACGGCCGGTACGCGGAGGTCGCCGACGCCGGCCACCTCGTCCACTACGACCAGCCGGAGGCGTGGCGCGCGGCCATCGAACCGTTCCTCGACAGCCTCCGCGACGGCGGCTGA
- a CDS encoding metal-dependent transcriptional regulator, with amino-acid sequence MSGLIDTTEMYLRTILELEEEGVVPMRARIAERLDQSGPTVSQTVARMERDGLVSVAADRHLELTDEGRRLATRVMRKHRLAECLLVDVIGLEWEQVHAEACRWEHVMSEAVERRVLELLRHPTESPYGNPIPGLEELGEADGADPFLDEGMVSLADLDPGMEGKTVVVRRIGEPIQTDAQLMYTLRRAGVQPGSVVSVTESAGGVLVGSGGEAAELETETASHVFVAKR; translated from the coding sequence ATGTCCGGACTGATCGACACCACGGAGATGTATCTCCGCACCATTCTCGAGCTGGAGGAGGAAGGTGTGGTCCCGATGCGCGCCCGGATCGCCGAGCGGCTCGACCAGAGCGGCCCGACGGTCAGCCAGACGGTGGCGCGGATGGAGCGCGACGGCCTGGTGTCCGTGGCGGCCGACCGGCACCTGGAGCTGACCGACGAGGGCCGTCGGCTGGCCACGCGGGTGATGCGCAAGCACCGGCTCGCGGAGTGCCTGCTCGTCGACGTGATCGGCCTGGAGTGGGAGCAGGTGCACGCCGAGGCCTGCCGCTGGGAGCACGTGATGAGCGAGGCCGTCGAGCGCCGGGTGCTGGAGCTGCTGCGGCACCCGACCGAGTCGCCGTACGGCAACCCGATCCCGGGCCTGGAGGAGCTGGGCGAGGCGGACGGCGCCGATCCGTTCCTGGACGAGGGCATGGTGTCCCTCGCCGACCTGGACCCGGGCATGGAGGGCAAGACGGTCGTGGTGCGCCGGATCGGCGAGCCGATCCAGACGGACGCGCAGCTGATGTACACGCTGCGCCGGGCGGGCGTGCAGCCCGGCTCGGTGGTGAGCGTGACCGAGTCGGCCGGCGGCGTGCTGGTGGGCAGCGGCGGCGAGGCGGCGGAGCTGGAGACGGAGACCGCCTCGCACGTGTTCGTCGCCAAGCGCTGA
- a CDS encoding SIS domain-containing protein has product MSDRKPAGRFIDAAIDLLRRVRDEEADSVEAAGTLLADTVADGGRLFAFGAGHSSLAAQDVVYRAGGLALMNLLSVPGVVGVDVMPATLGSALERVDGLASAVLDSSPIRAGDALVIISLSGRNALPVEMAINARALGVRVIGVTSVAYASETRSRHASGTFLKDHCDIVLDSKIAVGDAELTLDTVPAPFAPASTVVTSALMQAMTATAAAALADRGIEPPLLRSGNVDGGHEWNGRVLDQYGDRIFYRR; this is encoded by the coding sequence ATGAGCGACCGCAAGCCGGCCGGGCGGTTCATCGACGCCGCGATCGACCTCCTGCGACGGGTCCGCGACGAGGAGGCCGACTCCGTCGAGGCGGCCGGCACGCTGCTCGCCGACACCGTGGCCGACGGCGGCCGGCTCTTCGCCTTCGGCGCCGGCCACTCCTCCCTCGCCGCCCAGGACGTCGTCTACCGCGCCGGCGGCCTCGCCCTGATGAACCTGCTCTCCGTGCCCGGCGTCGTCGGCGTCGACGTCATGCCGGCCACGCTCGGCTCCGCGCTGGAGCGGGTGGACGGCCTCGCGAGCGCCGTACTGGACTCCTCGCCGATCCGCGCGGGCGACGCCCTGGTGATCATCTCCCTGTCCGGGCGCAACGCGCTGCCCGTGGAGATGGCCATCAACGCCCGCGCCCTCGGCGTCCGCGTCATCGGCGTGACCTCGGTGGCGTACGCCTCCGAGACCAGGTCGCGGCACGCCTCCGGCACCTTCCTCAAGGACCACTGCGACATCGTGCTGGACTCGAAGATCGCCGTCGGCGACGCGGAGCTCACGCTCGACACCGTCCCCGCGCCCTTCGCGCCCGCCTCCACGGTCGTCACCAGCGCCCTGATGCAGGCCATGACGGCCACGGCGGCCGCCGCCCTCGCCGACCGCGGCATCGAACCGCCCCTGCTGCGCTCGGGCAACGTCGACGGCGGCCACGAGTGGAACGGGCGGGTACTGGACCAGTACGGGGACCGGATCTTCTACCGCCGCTGA